Part of the Paenibacillus terrae HPL-003 genome is shown below.
CCTCATCTCAGAGAAGACACCGGGCTTGTATCCGTACAGCATGCCAATTCAGAGACCGGGCTTATTCAGGATCTTGCCACCTTGTCTCCCCTGCTACGGGAACGAGGGATTGTGCTGCACAGCGACGCAGTACAAACCTTTGGCAATATTCCTGTTGATGTAGAGCTGCTGGGGGTGGATGCTATCTCTATATCAAGCCATAAAGTGTATGGTCCCAAGGGCGTGGGTGCGGTTTATCTCAGGCCGGGAACACCGTGGCGCCCTGTGTATCCTGATACACTGCATGAAAACGGGTTTCGCCCCGGAACGGTCAACGTTCCCGGCATTGCAGCGTTTGTTGCAGCAGTGGAAATGATGACAAAACAAATGGAGCTACATCAGGAACGATACGCTGCGTTAAGACAGTATTTTTTCAACAAAATTCAGGAAAGATCAATTCCATTGCGTTTGGCCGCACAGGAAAACAATAAGATTGCGAGACTCAGTCATATTCTAGGATGTTTTTTTCACGGTTATGAGGGACAATATGTTATGCTGGAATGTAACCGTAGCGGTGTCTGTATATCCACCGGAAGCGCCTGTTCCTCCGGACATCACGAGCCCTCGCCTGCTCTCAAGGCGCTTGGAGCATCCGGACGTGAAGCATTGCAATTTATCCGTATTTCCTTCGGGAAAGCAACAACCACCGGGGATCTGGATGTGTTGGTGGATATTTTAACAGACCTGACAAGCAGACAAGAAAGGAGCTTATCCCGTTGACTGAACCTTTAAAACGGATGGGCACGGAACGTCGCGAGCAGCTACTACAGTGGCTTAAGAGCGAGTCGCCTCTGACCGGGAACGAGCTGGCACGCAGGGCTTCCGTCTCCAGACAAGTAATCGTACAAGATATTTCCCTGTTAAAGGCAAGCCAAGAGCCTATCCTGGCTACGAGCCAAGGATACATTTACATGGAGCCTGCGGGGCAGGCTGCTCCCATAGCCTCACGTATTATCGTGTGCAATCACCGACCTGAACAGACAGAAGAGGAATTAAAGCTAATTGTGGATTATGGTGTAAGTGTGCAGGATGTTATTGTGGAGCATCCGGTATATGGCGATCTGACTGCTCCGATACGAGTCGGAAATCGCAAGGAAGTGGAGGATTTTATCCGCAAAATCAACTCCACTCAAGCCACTTATTTGTCCCAGCTGACCGGAGGCATTCATCTTCATACCCTGCACGCCCCGGATGAAGCTAAAATTAATGAAGCCTGTGCTGCATTGGAGAACGCTGGTTTTCTAATGACGGACTAGCTTGCAGT
Proteins encoded:
- a CDS encoding IscS subfamily cysteine desulfurase, whose amino-acid sequence is MIYLDYAASTPMCDEALNMYNTLNKEMFGNASSLHDAGGHAAYALDFSRQRIADMIGGQKEGVYFTTGGTESNMLAVQSILNGLPPHKKHWIMSALEHHSMYNLAALLERQGYELTIVQPDKEGRITRDTLLPHLREDTGLVSVQHANSETGLIQDLATLSPLLRERGIVLHSDAVQTFGNIPVDVELLGVDAISISSHKVYGPKGVGAVYLRPGTPWRPVYPDTLHENGFRPGTVNVPGIAAFVAAVEMMTKQMELHQERYAALRQYFFNKIQERSIPLRLAAQENNKIARLSHILGCFFHGYEGQYVMLECNRSGVCISTGSACSSGHHEPSPALKALGASGREALQFIRISFGKATTTGDLDVLVDILTDLTSRQERSLSR
- a CDS encoding transcription repressor NadR, which encodes MTEPLKRMGTERREQLLQWLKSESPLTGNELARRASVSRQVIVQDISLLKASQEPILATSQGYIYMEPAGQAAPIASRIIVCNHRPEQTEEELKLIVDYGVSVQDVIVEHPVYGDLTAPIRVGNRKEVEDFIRKINSTQATYLSQLTGGIHLHTLHAPDEAKINEACAALENAGFLMTD